A genomic stretch from Puntigrus tetrazona isolate hp1 chromosome 6, ASM1883169v1, whole genome shotgun sequence includes:
- the LOC122347426 gene encoding serine protease 27-like: protein MWRLMCVTLSLLMCAKGSLSQLNVCGLSPLNTRIVGGVNTPEGSWPWQVSLQSPIYGGHFCGGSLINNEWVLTAAHCLSDVTASSLRVYLGRRTQQGVNVNEISRTVRTIVVHSAYNSATNDNDIALLRLSSTVTFNDYIRPVCLAAQNSVFISGTSSWITGWGDIQAGVSLPAPGILQETMVPVVDNVRCNALLGLGYVTNNMICAGLTQGGKDTCQGDSGGPMVSRQCTVWVQSGITSWGYGCADPNSPGVYTRVSQYQSWITSNIGQNAPGFVTFNPPTSCSSASLTATSCRGRCNEKFNIRFRCNCNTNCSINCCKDYTQRCAM from the exons ATGTGGAGATTAATGTGCGTCACTTTGAGCCTTCTCATGTGTGCCAAAG GTTCACTTTCTCAGTTGAATG TTTGTGGACTGTCTCCTCTAAACACTCGTATTGTTGGTGGTGTAAATACACCTGAGGGCTCATGGCCGTGGCAGGTCAGTCTCCAAAGCCCTATCTACGGAGGTCATTTTTGCGGAGGCTCCCTCATCAATAATGAATGGGTGCTGACAGCTGCTCACTGCTTATCTGA TGTCACTGCATCCAGTCTGCGTGTGTATTTGGGAAGGAGGACACAGCAAGGAGTCAATGTCAATGAAATCAGTAGAACTGTGAGAACAATAGTCGTCCACTCCGCTTACAACAGCGCCACAAATGACAATGACATCGCTCTGCTCCGGCTGTCCTCCACAGTCACCTTTAACGACTACATTAGACCCGTGTGTCTGGCGGCCCAGAACAGTGTCTTCATTTCTGGCACCAGCAGCTGGATCACAGGCTGGGGAGATATTCAAGCTGGAG TGAGTTTACCTGCTCCTGGGATCCTACAGGAAACTATGGTTCCAGTGGTGGACAATGTCCGATGCAATGCTTTGCTTGGTTTGGGATATGTTACCAACAACATGATATGTGCCGGTTTAACCCAGGGAGGCAAAGACACCTGCCAG GGGGATTCTGGTGGTCCGATGGTGAGCAGGCAGTGTACAGTGTGGGTTCAGTCTGGTATCACCAGCTGGGGTTATGGCTGTGCTGATCCCAACTCTCCTGGTGTTTACACCCGAGTGTCACAGTATCAGAGTTGGATCACAAGCAACATTGGACAGAACGCACCAGGATTTGTCACCTTCAACCCCCCGACCTCGTGCTCCTCTGCCAGCCTAA CCGCAACCTCCTGTAGGGGGAGATGCAATGAGAAGTTCAACATTCGCTTTCGCTGCAACTGCAATACTAACTGCAGTATAAACTGCTGCAAAGATTACACACAGCGTTGTGCCA TGTAA
- the gpr84 gene encoding G-protein coupled receptor 84, whose product MWNDTDLLRNDTFSCASPSVEGYRYFGVLLGSAVTIVGTIGNILTVLAFATDASLRTRFNVLIVNLAFADILYCTILQPVSVDSYLHLHWRGGATWCRMFGFLLFLSNSVSIITLCLIAMSRYLVVAHRTSRCARLLLSHRGVAMLLITSWVLGVASFAPLWPVYVFAPQVCTCSFHRTEGRPYTTVLLFMYFFLGLGCVGLFYFLIYRKVRVAAKAFLKYRPSRRSSKRKKAEAEATTDDSGISAGASTTQSCEISHDEEAAEKNKNKAEGNTGTQEPKNSIQDASKDTHTSSKPTPVSIQATPAANSGEDSEFKRVTRMCFTVFLCFVGCFAPFLLLNVADKANRAPQVIHMFCANLTWLNSCINPLLYACMNRQFNQAYKDLLHKAVRPLTWIWRTSRFTIR is encoded by the coding sequence ATGTGGAACGACACGGATCTTCTACGAAATGATACCTTTTCTTGTGCGTCGCCATCTGTGGAGGGTTACCGTTATTTCGGCGTCCTCTTGGGATCGGCTGTGACCATAGTGGGAACCATAGGGAATATTCTGACTGTGCTTGCCTTTGCTACTGATGCCAGCCTGAGGACACGTTTCAATGTTCTCATAGTAAACCTCGCTTTCGCTGATATTCTTTACTGCACGATCCTCCAACCGGTCAGTGTTGACTCATACCTACACCTGCACTGGAGAGGTGGAGCCACGTGGTGCCGTATGTTTGGATTTCTCCTGTTCCTGTCCAACAGCGTATCCATTATCACACTATGCCTTATCGCTATGAGCCGTTATTTGGTTGTTGCGCATCGCACTTCGCGCTGTGCCCGTCTGCTCCTGTCCCACCGTGGAGTGGCGATGCTCCTCATCACATCCTGGGTACTGGGGGTAGCCAGTTTCGCCCCACTTTGGCCTGTCTACGTGTTTGCCCCGCAAGTATGCACGTGCAGTTTTCACCGCACTGAAGGGCGGCCTTACACCACCGTGCTGCTCTTCATGTACTTCTTCTTAGGCCTTGGTTGTGTGGGTCTTTTCTACTTTCTGATCTACCGGAAGGTACGTGTAGCCGCTAAGGCTTTTCTGAAGTACAGGCCCAGTCGTCGCTCATCAAAACGCAAGAAGGCTGAAGCCGAGGCGACAACGGATGACAGCGGGATCAGTGCTGGAGCTTCAACAACTCAAAGCTGCGAGATCAGTCATGATGAGGAAGCGGCGGAGAAGAATAAGAACAAAGCTGAGGGAAACACAGGCACACAAGAACCAAAAAACTCCATTCAAGATGCCTCAaaagacacacatacatctTCGAAACCAACTCCGGTATCGATCCAAGCCACTCCAGCTGCCAACTCAGGAGAGGACAGTGAATTTAAGCGTGTAACTCGAATGTGCTTTACggttttcttgtgttttgttggcTGTTTTGCCCCATTTCTGCTGCTGAATGTCGCTGATAAGGCGAACCGTGCACCACAGGTCATTCATATGTTTTGTGCAAACCTCACTTGGTTAAATAGTTGTATTAACCCTTTGTTGTACGCATGCATGAACCGTCAGTTTAACCAGGCCTACAAAGACCTGCTACACAAAGCTGTACGTCCATTAACCTGGATCTGGAGAACCAGTCGGTTCACAATAAGATAA